In Bacillus cytotoxicus NVH 391-98, the following are encoded in one genomic region:
- a CDS encoding diaminopimelate decarboxylase family protein — translation MDFNKEQILNIHEKLEYVKYDDEGEITFYGSKIHEILGHNNSMSMIYFDQRIKDNYYSIYNAFNKYFKNVSIHFALKCNYIPACIEALFKVGCSVEVMSSIELQIALQNGFKRNQIVCNGLGKTKEELLQELENSKLIFIDNINDLERINSLSLDLGKKIPIGLRVLPNIKSSSHEEVMIKPSSKLGMDINTAMEFLKQSKETNSNLNIIGIQFHLMSHLKDCSLYKEYLSSIESFLENVYKELNYSFQYINLGGGFETRFIMENNNIDISSLAKIAYDKLKNLPYDYELIVEPGRYIMADAAVILASIISEKKSADVNWKITDIGSNILIPVPNIEYYTIPYKLNDGNQPWERYNVGDATCAPSHLCKDVELPSQLVENKIIVLNCGAYTSVYSELWAFKLPEIYYLKDDKIHNIFSYNQFRQLFKLAYGYDI, via the coding sequence ATGGATTTTAATAAGGAGCAAATTCTTAATATACATGAGAAACTTGAATACGTGAAGTATGATGATGAAGGTGAAATTACCTTCTATGGTTCAAAAATCCACGAGATATTAGGGCATAATAATTCTATGTCAATGATATATTTTGACCAAAGAATAAAGGATAATTATTATTCAATTTATAACGCGTTTAATAAATATTTTAAAAATGTAAGTATCCATTTTGCTCTGAAATGCAATTATATACCTGCTTGTATAGAGGCGCTTTTTAAAGTTGGATGTAGTGTTGAGGTTATGAGCAGTATTGAATTACAGATTGCTCTACAAAATGGATTTAAGAGAAACCAAATAGTTTGTAATGGCTTAGGAAAAACAAAAGAAGAATTATTACAAGAATTAGAGAACAGTAAGTTGATTTTTATTGATAATATAAATGATCTAGAAAGAATTAATTCCCTATCTTTAGATTTGGGTAAAAAAATCCCTATTGGTCTAAGAGTTTTACCTAACATAAAGAGTTCTAGTCATGAAGAAGTTATGATTAAACCTAGTTCAAAATTAGGAATGGATATTAATACTGCAATGGAATTTTTAAAGCAGTCTAAAGAGACAAATTCTAATCTTAATATAATCGGAATACAATTTCATTTAATGAGTCATTTAAAAGACTGTAGCTTATATAAAGAGTATTTATCTAGTATAGAGTCTTTCTTAGAAAATGTTTATAAAGAACTCAATTACTCCTTCCAGTATATTAATCTTGGCGGTGGTTTTGAAACTAGATTTATTATGGAAAATAATAATATTGATATAAGTAGTTTAGCTAAAATTGCATATGATAAATTAAAGAATCTACCATATGATTATGAACTCATTGTGGAGCCAGGAAGATATATTATGGCGGATGCTGCAGTAATATTGGCCTCTATAATCAGTGAAAAAAAGAGTGCTGATGTGAATTGGAAAATCACTGATATTGGTTCTAATATTCTAATACCAGTTCCTAATATTGAATATTACACAATCCCATATAAATTAAATGATGGTAATCAACCTTGGGAACGCTATAATGTAGGTGATGCTACATGCGCTCCTTCTCATTTATGTAAAGATGTTGAATTACCAAGCCAATTAGTTGAAAATAAAATAATTGTTTTAAACTGTGGTGCGTATACCTCCGTTTATAGTGAACTTTGGGCATTTAAATTACCAGAAATATATTATTTGAAGGATGATAAAATCCATAATATATTTTCTTATAATCAATTCCGCCAATTATTTAAATTAGCTTATGGATACGATATCTAG
- a CDS encoding NUDIX hydrolase, whose protein sequence is MFAVNVEGLIIKDSKLLIGRRSLNEEHAGGKLSLIGGTVEKEGNSNDILENNLKREIMEETGLEVSNFKYVNNTSFVTQSGINVINIVFSCEWVSGDAVVKDRDEISELIWMTFDEVINNKNSPFYLVNSVKIAKQDKILK, encoded by the coding sequence ATGTTTGCAGTTAATGTAGAAGGACTAATTATTAAAGACAGTAAATTATTGATAGGTAGAAGAAGTTTAAATGAAGAGCATGCTGGAGGTAAACTTTCTTTAATTGGTGGTACAGTAGAAAAAGAAGGAAACTCCAATGATATTTTAGAAAATAATTTAAAGCGAGAAATAATGGAAGAGACAGGGTTGGAAGTTAGTAATTTTAAATATGTTAATAATACTTCTTTTGTCACACAATCTGGAATAAATGTAATCAATATTGTTTTCTCCTGTGAGTGGGTATCAGGGGATGCTGTTGTTAAAGATAGAGATGAGATTTCCGAGTTAATTTGGATGACTTTTGATGAAGTTATAAACAATAAGAACAGTCCATTTTATTTAGTTAATAGTGTTAAA